In Capsicum annuum cultivar UCD-10X-F1 chromosome 8, UCD10Xv1.1, whole genome shotgun sequence, the genomic window AAAAGCCAGTTAACAATTTCCATTTTCCTCAAACCCTAACTGCAATATCCACTTGCAGTATCGGGTATGGCAGCCTTGTTGTACTACCTAGACGAATGGCCTTCTCATTTAGTACAAATAGCTTCTActttaagaagaaggagaggaaACATTACAAACGTGCATTGGTCAAGGCAAATCGAAAGGAGTCTCCTTATGAAGTTTTAGGTGTTTCTTCATCGGCGTCTGCTGACGAAATCAAAAGGGCCTATCGCAAACTTGCTCTCAAGTATCATCCTGATGTTAACAAAGAGCACAATGCTCAAGAAAAGTTTATGAGGATTAAGCATGCATACAGCACACTATTGAACTCCAAAACCAGGAAGAGATATGATTCAACAAGTGACACATCAAGTTATTCATATTATAGCGGAGCAGAACAAAATAGAAGTACTGCAGACGAAGAATACTTCTATGGCTTTGCAGACTTCTTTAAGGATCTCCAAGAAGAATTCCGGAATTGGGAGGCAAATGTTGCTTCTGCAGGAAAACCAAAGAGTTTGTGGGAAGAATTGGCGGAAATCGGAGAAGAATTTGTAGAGTTTTTAGAGAAGGAGCTTAAGATAACCAACGCAGAGGTAAAAGAAGAAAGCAACAATGTGAGGCCCCAGAAGGGCAATGAACAAGCTGGAACAAGTGGACCTGATAATGCAAAACAAAAGAGGACGGATACAAATAGCAGTATTGAGGAAAATATTAATGAGATTGAAGCAGCCCTTGCCCAATTGAAAAAGGAATTAGGTCTCTGATGGCATTGAATTGATACTCCTTGCAAAGAAGAGCACTGATATACTGAACAACATCGTTTTGGTTGTCCCTGGCTGCAAACTAAAATGGTTCACCCAATTTGTACGTATACCAACCGAAAATCACAAAGGGTTTGCTTTCTTTTCCTTGCACACCTGCTGTGATTGACAGATTGTTTTTAGTAGCCATGGAGAGTTGGCTGCTGTGTCTTTTGATGTTTTGAAATAGCTAGTATCAAAATGTCTTTTTTTTGATATGATGAATACAATTGTTATGTAATTGATGCTTGGACGAACACAACGAATTTGTTATTTCACATGTAGAGTttaatatcaaaagaaaaaaattgtaatgATTATATTTACTAGTCCTTGGTAGATGTTGCATTCAAAGTATTGAGAGACAATGACACTCATAAAAGGCAACAGAAAAAACTTTTAAATGGCTTTTGGATCCGCTGTGAACTGGCTCAGTAAAATCTATCTACATTGGCAGGGAATTGATCTCTTTATGTATTTCTAGTAATTTTTTTTAGTGGATATATTGCACGTTCaaagttgttttttcttttttttttttgttgtgacTTGTGAATACCAATTTTGAGTGGAGATGAGAAGTTTACAAGATAAAAATGGACTTCAATGAAGTTTGAATCTTGAAATGTCAACTTTAGCGCATGAATTGGATTAGATCTCCATGAAAGGAAGCTTTGTGGATCTCTGTGGATCTTCTTGATCAAAGATCTTTGTGATGTTCCACATATCCAATGTATATATATCATTTTAAGAGATGAATTAATGTATTTATCCATAGAGTTTTgttctaatcataattaattaatCTGTATATTTACCTTAttaagtagtagtagtagttgttgttgttgttgtttttgttgtttgtcactttgttgttttgttgtagtagtagcagtagtagtagttgttattgttggttgttgttgttgttgttgtttgttgtttgttgtttgctgttgttgttgttgttgttgacgacgacgacgacggtgATGAGCTTAAAAATGTGGATAAATGGACTTTTACGTCATCAGGATATATTACCTGGGAGAAGTAATCTGTTTGGTAAGAATATCTGTTCCAACAGAAGTAATCTGTTTGGTAAGAATGTCCTCCTTTTGTATTTATATAGACACACAGTATATTTACCAGGTCTAGTTTGTGTATACAAAACTGCTTTGCTTTAAATGTATAAAATCTCCATTAATATAACTTTTCTTTAATGTTAAGAaactgatattttttttttattgttttgttttgtgatacTTTGGTTCTCATTGATTTAGAGTCCCTGTTTCTCTATGTCACTGAAGTATCAACTCAATATAAAGTAGACCATCTGCTTTTGTACCAGGCGTCACATAGTGAACCATATTGCTCTTTCAATTATAGCTCTCAGTAAACTAGGATTGGCGATGGAGAAAATATGAGAATGTTGCATTATGAGGAATCAGAAGCAAGGAGTTATGCTAGCTCACACTCCATGCATCTTTTCATTTTTCGTGTCTCACTTTAAGATGAGGAATTCATTAGCTTCTTATTCAATTTCTTGCAtggttttttgtttttattccAATATAGCAATCTTCGAAAGAGTGTCACTCTTTGACAGAGTGAACATCAACCTCCGTTTTCTACTCTGATTTCTCAATAGTATTTCCCCTTTGTGTGATTATCTAGAGTTGGACATGTGCTTTCTATGTTGACTGGTTTTTAAGTCAGTAATATGCTTTATTTGATGTTGGTAGCATTTTCTGTTAACAGGGTTataattttgacatttttgtGGTCGCCAAAGGCAGTCCTTGAGGTAATTCTTCCACTCGTTTCTGTGGTCATGTGATATGTGGTAGTTTACTTTGTCATGTACTTTCTATTCTTATCTATCGTATTCTGAGATACATCCCGTGACATCTTGGAATTCAATTAACGCATTGATCTCTTCCAAACTTGAATGGCTTAGCTTCTTATTCTTTCAAGTTCAATGGATCTTGTGCTCGCTGCCTGCATTATTTGTATATGGTTTTGTATGAGCAGACAGATTATCGAAAAAATATTAACTTGTCTGCACTGCCAATACCACCATAATACTATCTAGAAGACTCAAATTGGTGTATGCTTATTATATTATAAAACTTTGTGTTATTTATTGTGCCTTTTTTGATAAGGTCAAGTTGTTAATTAATGTTCCTATCATCTGAGAAcgctttaacccaaataagaagGATTCCTGCTATAGAGTTGGACTTTGTCTGATGTTTCATTAGCTTATAGTTCTGGTTTAACTTTTGAAACTTTAATTGGTTGTTACTTTCATTGTGGCCTCCGCATCACGAGAGCATTTTTTATTGTATTCCTGCTTAGACCTATTAGTCGTTactgatctatttttatttcaacaTTTTTCTCGGTACAGAATAGGTCCTTGTCGTTGTTGATAGATCAGTTATTACAGTTCTCTCTGCGAATTCAGTTTGTTCGGTTATTAATATGAAATAAGTGTAGTTTATGGTTCCCAAGTATTTTGCACCCTTCGGAGTGTAGTTTTTGCTAGCATCTTACTTATTCGAGTAGTATGGACTGGTGGATCATACTCTTACAAAATAATCGCAACCTTAGAacagatgatgatgatgattgtcgTGCGTGGAGTGGAGCGCAGCCTGCAAGTTAACTCGCTGGAAAGTAAAAGCTTCAAATGAGATTCCAGAGTATTATTCCTGGCAGACTTAGAAGTTGGTCATGGAGATGACAAGTTGAGAAACTGCAGTGTCCAATGATGGCTACTCTGATTCTATTTGGATACAAATAGTACAGAAAATCTCCTAACGCAATATTTGTGTTAAGGCCATTTACCGTCTACTGAATTAAATCCCACAAGATCGAAGCTGGATCTTTTGCCCTTTTAGGTCCGTGGCTATAACTAAGATGTCAAATTTACTGGACAAAATGTAAACTGTCCAGTTTTTTAATATGCTAGGAACATCTGTATACTATTGATATCGGCTACTAGCACCAGAGACAACTAgcagtgtgtgtgtatatttatTCGGTATTGCGTGAAAAGGTACCATATTTATTCTGCTTGTAATGCCCAAAAGCACCTGAGGTGTGCTAAACATACTTTATCAAGGCTGGTACGTTAGAACCGCGTCCAGTAAACACTAGCACTAGCACTGCTTGCTATGTTCTGTTTTATATTTGTTCTTTGTTAACTACAGAAAGCAGAGGAACATCAAGGCCGTTGCCACAGTTCACGAACTGGTACATCAAGGCCGTTGCCACAGTTCACGAACTGGTAATTGACTGTCCCCATCAGTATCCAGTCTACGAAGAACATTAACGTCTAAATCTAGCCCTCCATTACTGCATCTATCCACAATTCTCACTGTTTCCTGAGCACCTGCACAAGTTTTGTACCATAAACCAAATTCATTGGCCCGCCAAAATTTAGTGGGCAAAAATTTCTTTTAAGCTTGAGATGGTTAAAGAAGTTGGTCAAATTTCTTTTCCTAGTGTGCATATTTTGAACTCAAAATTTAATCAATCACTCATTTATATCAAAAATCCATTAATTACTAG contains:
- the LOC107840167 gene encoding chaperone protein DnaJ codes for the protein MDFTSALSQEFTSALSQEKPVNNFHFPQTLTAISTCSIGYGSLVVLPRRMAFSFSTNSFYFKKKERKHYKRALVKANRKESPYEVLGVSSSASADEIKRAYRKLALKYHPDVNKEHNAQEKFMRIKHAYSTLLNSKTRKRYDSTSDTSSYSYYSGAEQNRSTADEEYFYGFADFFKDLQEEFRNWEANVASAGKPKSLWEELAEIGEEFVEFLEKELKITNAEVKEESNNVRPQKGNEQAGTSGPDNAKQKRTDTNSSIEENINEIEAALAQLKKELGL